In Neomonachus schauinslandi chromosome 6, ASM220157v2, whole genome shotgun sequence, a genomic segment contains:
- the LOC110574161 gene encoding double homeobox protein A-like, producing MAQDNSPNKTITMNQRRSCTKFTEDQLKILIKAFHQNPYPGYATKQRLALEINTDESRIQIWFQNRRARHQCQKKSEPDEDLESSQDQDHSEEEIQSREDRQCRTSYTSSQLHTLIEAFMNNPYPGIDTREQLAKEIGIPESRVQIWFQNRRSRFHVQRKREPDDQDSEQRQDKEQDL from the coding sequence ATGGCCCAAGACAACTCTCCAAACAAGACCATAACAATGAATCAGAGACGCAGCTGCACCAAATTCACAGAAGATCAATTGAAAATCCTCATCAAGGCATTTCACCAAAATCCTTACCCAGGTTATGCTACCAAACAAAGACTCGCTTTAGAAATCAACACTGATGAGTCCAGAATCCAGATTTGGTTTCAGAATCGAAGAGCTAGGCACCAGTGCCAGAAAAAATCAGAACCTGATGAGGACTTAGAATCAAGTCAAGACCAAGATCACTCTGAAGAGGAGATTCAAAGTAGAGAAGACAGACAGTGTCGTACCAGCTACACTTCTTCACAATTACACACCCTCATCGAGGCATTTATGAACAACCCTTATCCTGGCATTGATACCAGAGAGCAACTTGCTAAAGAAATTGGCATTCCAGAGTCAAGAGTCCAAATTTGGTTTCAAAATCGGAGATCCAGATTCCATgtccagagaaaaagagaacctgATGATCAAGACTCGGAACAGAGACAAGACAAGGAACAGGATCTCTGA